The Devosia sp. MC521 genome has a segment encoding these proteins:
- the hpaD gene encoding 3,4-dihydroxyphenylacetate 2,3-dioxygenase yields the protein MSMDDIVLHPPFNITRSSHIVLTVADLDASKAFYTDLCGLVVSDADSEAVYLRGMEEAAHHSLVLRKGNDPVCQRVGFRVQTDDDIRAGYDYFQSKGVESSIVEVPYQGLTLHVRDAVGVPLEFTSSMELRPRLMTAYDQYRGASAQRLDHYQLQSAKVRKSYEFYQPLGFRTSEYTFSENEDGSEHLWGVWMQRKGNPHDIVFTHGPGPRLHHFAYTLRDASDMIRACDVAGALGLGQRLERGPGRHGISGAMFIYFRDPDGHRIELFNTHYQHIDIEPAVGWSLSNPKRADQWGLPAQEQWFAEATRFAGAEPSQPDENIPLPTLEKFLARKAAERA from the coding sequence ATGAGCATGGACGATATCGTTCTTCATCCGCCGTTCAACATCACGCGTTCGAGCCACATTGTGCTCACCGTGGCGGATCTCGACGCGTCTAAGGCATTCTACACCGATCTTTGCGGCTTGGTGGTCAGCGATGCCGATAGCGAAGCGGTCTATCTGCGCGGCATGGAAGAAGCGGCGCATCACTCGCTGGTTCTGCGCAAAGGCAATGATCCAGTCTGCCAGCGCGTTGGTTTCCGCGTGCAGACAGATGACGATATCCGTGCCGGTTATGACTACTTCCAGTCCAAAGGTGTTGAATCTTCCATCGTGGAAGTCCCGTATCAGGGCCTGACCCTGCATGTGCGTGACGCGGTGGGCGTGCCGCTGGAGTTCACCTCCAGCATGGAACTGCGCCCACGCCTGATGACCGCTTACGATCAATACCGCGGCGCCTCGGCTCAGCGCCTTGATCACTACCAGCTGCAGTCGGCCAAGGTTCGCAAGAGCTACGAATTCTATCAGCCCCTCGGCTTCCGCACCTCCGAATACACCTTCTCGGAAAACGAAGATGGCTCTGAACACCTCTGGGGCGTGTGGATGCAGCGCAAGGGCAATCCGCACGATATCGTCTTTACCCATGGTCCTGGCCCGCGCCTGCACCACTTTGCCTACACCCTTCGCGACGCGTCCGACATGATCCGCGCTTGCGACGTGGCTGGTGCTCTTGGTTTGGGCCAACGCCTCGAGCGCGGTCCGGGTCGTCACGGCATTTCCGGTGCCATGTTCATCTACTTCCGCGATCCGGACGGGCATCGCATCGAGCTCTTCAACACCCATTACCAGCACATCGACATCGAACCCGCTGTGGGTTGGTCGCTGTCCAATCCCAAGCGTGCGGATCAGTGGGGCCTACCGGCTCAGGAGCAGTGGTTTGCAGAAGCCACCCGCTTTGCTGGCGCCGAGCCGAGCCAGCCAGACGAAAACATCCCGCTGCCAACTCTTGAAAAGTTCTTGGCGCGCAAGGCGGCCGAACGCGCCTGA
- a CDS encoding RidA family protein, which yields MSKRQSIYVDSFVHKNPTPAACRIGDIVYSGGIHGFDPETMATSTEGMEKQCELMFGHVRTIVEAAGLTTDDIIKITILMKDRSQRDMVNPHWVKMFPDPQNRPTRQAVQADLQGGMLVQCDFVAVASK from the coding sequence GTGTCGAAACGTCAGAGCATCTACGTCGATAGCTTCGTCCATAAAAACCCGACACCGGCTGCGTGCCGGATCGGTGACATTGTTTACTCGGGCGGTATTCATGGCTTCGACCCCGAAACAATGGCAACCTCGACTGAGGGCATGGAAAAGCAATGCGAGCTGATGTTCGGCCATGTGCGGACCATCGTGGAAGCGGCGGGCCTGACCACCGATGACATCATCAAAATCACCATTTTGATGAAAGACCGCTCGCAGCGCGACATGGTCAATCCGCATTGGGTGAAAATGTTCCCCGATCCGCAAAACCGCCCAACCCGGCAGGCCGTGCAGGCAGATTTGCAGGGGGGAATGCTGGTGCAATGTGATTTTGTGGCCGTCGCCAGCAAGTAA